The Spiroplasma citri genome has a segment encoding these proteins:
- a CDS encoding HK97 family phage prohead protease has product MKKILAFLLSSVLLTTSASNLISCYNSNFKENKVVELIGIANKYNIVDSKGSFFDKKSFENQFKQNKIIVPIFLEHKYDYDNFLGIAKLENCEDGLWVKMRLYTNTIKGKNIIYVIKQMQEENRPMQLSIGAKIDEDDLEIKKIHEKEAVYIKNAIVSEVSLVIFGANPQSEIKEIKNI; this is encoded by the coding sequence ATGAAAAAAATTTTAGCATTTTTATTAAGTTCAGTTCTATTAACAACAAGTGCATCTAATTTAATATCTTGTTATAATTCTAATTTTAAGGAAAATAAAGTCGTTGAATTAATTGGTATTGCTAATAAGTATAATATTGTTGATAGTAAAGGTAGTTTTTTTGATAAAAAAAGTTTTGAAAATCAATTTAAACAAAATAAAATAATTGTTCCTATTTTTTTAGAACATAAATATGATTATGATAATTTTTTAGGTATTGCTAAATTAGAAAATTGTGAAGATGGTTTATGAGTTAAAATGAGATTATATACGAATACAATAAAAGGTAAAAATATTATTTATGTTATTAAACAAATGCAAGAAGAAAATCGCCCAATGCAACTTAGTATTGGTGCAAAAATTGATGAAGATGATTTAGAAATTAAAAAAATACACGAAAAAGAAGCAGTTTATATAAAAAATGCTATTGTTAGTGAAGTATCGTTAGTTATTTTTGGCGCAAATCCTCAAAGTGAAATAAAAGAAATAAAAAATATTTAA
- a CDS encoding spiroplasma phage ORF1-like family protein, with translation MRKRLLDIFIIFYLIFGWIFLFCGVTAVNYISNVCKLETRNNDSFSDLTYAKANEYDFQSTLMLRQDYFMQGLDPSNYAFSFGVTTPFIPNVSADKNDSNYWFNKIKNTVWSYLLSWNSQDISKVPLGRLIIDYKTPNKLLDIFIYKNNIKYEFTFNWEIIEYLFMPIIANQSYKHFDMNYLVLNFNYKELINMDILKKSNSNYFVDNVKQNFYSLDNLFLILDYFYSNVLRVIFDISNFREFIYFTSNFTSNNGNLGFVFFVKNGFLLYPKSMVFNILRFPDTDIYYLKPRVQLYNAYTINSTNDYFSYYSNWDYKTDILPSNNDKYTQSIKLLDMTDRSKYQGFNVIRFNTTTLTEDRSISIHGFNFSLYNATDWSGELNDGKIWQLSYKKGAWYRLDIHIQNAAIWIVNNLPGMKEIYKFVNGIVHVFSNVSELFNNIGNLFAFDITFKIMLSSILVLAMVNGLLRYF, from the coding sequence ATGCGAAAACGATTATTAGATATATTTATTATTTTTTATTTAATATTTGGTTGAATATTTCTTTTTTGTGGTGTTACAGCTGTAAATTATATTAGTAATGTTTGTAAATTAGAAACAAGAAATAATGATAGTTTTAGTGATTTAACTTATGCAAAAGCAAATGAGTATGATTTTCAGTCTACTTTAATGTTGCGACAAGATTATTTTATGCAAGGTTTAGACCCTAGTAATTATGCATTTAGTTTTGGTGTTACAACTCCTTTTATTCCAAATGTAAGTGCTGATAAAAATGATAGTAATTATTGATTTAATAAAATTAAAAATACTGTTTGAAGTTATTTATTAAGTTGAAATTCACAAGATATTTCAAAGGTTCCTTTGGGTAGATTAATAATAGATTATAAAACGCCAAATAAATTGTTAGATATTTTTATTTATAAAAACAATATAAAATATGAATTTACTTTTAATTGAGAAATTATAGAATATTTATTTATGCCGATTATTGCCAATCAAAGTTATAAACATTTTGATATGAATTATTTAGTTTTAAATTTTAATTATAAAGAATTAATTAATATGGATATTCTTAAAAAATCTAACAGTAATTATTTTGTTGATAATGTTAAACAAAATTTTTATTCGTTGGATAATTTATTTCTAATTTTAGATTATTTTTATTCTAATGTTTTAAGAGTTATATTTGATATTTCTAATTTTAGAGAATTTATTTATTTTACATCTAATTTTACATCTAATAATGGTAATTTAGGTTTTGTGTTTTTTGTAAAAAATGGTTTTTTATTATATCCAAAATCAATGGTTTTTAATATTTTAAGATTTCCTGATACAGATATTTATTATTTAAAACCACGAGTGCAATTGTATAATGCTTATACGATAAATAGTACTAATGATTATTTTTCTTATTATTCAAATTGAGATTATAAGACTGATATTTTACCTTCTAATAATGATAAATATACTCAATCAATAAAATTATTAGATATGACAGATAGGTCAAAATATCAAGGTTTTAATGTAATTAGATTTAATACAACTACATTAACAGAAGATAGGTCTATTTCAATTCATGGTTTTAATTTTAGTCTTTATAATGCTACTGATTGAAGTGGTGAACTTAATGATGGAAAAATTTGACAATTATCTTATAAAAAAGGTGCTTGATATCGTTTAGATATTCATATTCAAAATGCGGCAATTTGGATTGTAAATAATTTGCCTGGTATGAAAGAAATTTATAAATTTGTTAATGGAATAGTACATGTGTTTAGTAATGTTTCTGAATTGTTTAATAATATTGGTAATTTGTTTGCTTTTGATATTACATTTAAGATTATGTTAAGTTCTATTTTAGTTTTAGCAATGGTTAATGGACTTTTACGCTATTTTTAG
- a CDS encoding DUF2649 family protein, translated as MDWNIFLQRVYQGLLQIFYFIPKTEIDNFVGSSIDNITYSVIMIGVWLVVFFLIWLSLFILYKTIRLVV; from the coding sequence ATGGACTGAAATATTTTTTTGCAACGAGTATATCAAGGTCTTTTACAAATTTTTTATTTTATTCCGAAAACTGAAATTGATAACTTTGTCGGTAGTTCTATTGATAATATTACTTATTCAGTAATTATGATAGGTGTTTGATTAGTTGTTTTTTTCTTAATTTGATTATCATTATTTATTTTATATAAAACAATTAGATTGGTGGTGTAG
- a CDS encoding rolling circle replication-associated protein, producing the protein MNVNINAYNRLTGENLYKPYINPECYINEKYYVKKVYYGPYIKTVVLPLECINNFGKGNPTGIKNTGENETKLLNSRVRSQRNCIQKAIHNFSGYKNMGFTTLTYAENMQDIKKANYQFNLFIKKIKYHFSKYKNNKYQNLKYLVAYEYQKRGAVHFHIIFSEYIPNKIIRKYWSYGLNKNLPVETGTNEFVSKYVAKYIVKAYSQEKSKNIYDLNTKAYRFSANCTNPVIKVGVIEMTKEELKMALCGIKHFYMFADKQKKHMLGISIDSDWHSDYFWQMEEYVPYDKKIFRFFNKISDLDKYKIRKKYDKYLNLGKKRYIKKSTFQMESTNCAV; encoded by the coding sequence ATGAATGTAAATATAAATGCATACAATCGTTTAACAGGAGAAAATTTATATAAACCTTATATAAACCCTGAATGTTATATTAATGAAAAATATTATGTTAAAAAAGTATATTATGGTCCTTATATTAAAACAGTTGTTTTACCGTTAGAGTGTATTAATAATTTTGGTAAAGGTAATCCAACAGGGATTAAAAATACTGGTGAGAATGAAACTAAACTATTAAATAGTCGTGTTCGTTCTCAAAGAAATTGTATTCAAAAAGCAATCCATAATTTTAGTGGTTATAAAAATATGGGTTTTACAACTTTAACTTATGCTGAAAATATGCAAGATATTAAAAAAGCAAATTATCAATTTAATTTATTTATTAAAAAAATAAAATATCATTTTTCTAAATATAAAAATAATAAATATCAGAATTTAAAATATTTAGTTGCCTATGAATATCAAAAACGCGGAGCAGTTCATTTTCATATTATATTTAGTGAGTATATCCCTAATAAAATAATTAGAAAATATTGATCTTATGGACTAAATAAAAATTTACCAGTTGAAACTGGTACAAATGAATTTGTTAGTAAATATGTTGCTAAATATATTGTAAAAGCATATAGTCAAGAAAAATCAAAAAATATTTATGACTTAAATACCAAAGCATATCGTTTTAGTGCAAATTGTACTAATCCCGTTATTAAAGTTGGTGTTATTGAAATGACAAAAGAAGAGTTAAAAATGGCATTATGCGGCATAAAACATTTTTATATGTTTGCTGATAAACAAAAAAAACATATGTTGGGTATTAGTATTGATAGTGATTGGCATAGTGATTATTTTTGACAAATGGAAGAATATGTTCCATATGATAAAAAAATATTCCGGTTTTTTAACAAAATATCTGATTTAGATAAATATAAAATACGAAAAAAATACGATAAATACCTTAATTTGGGTAAAAAAAGGTACATAAAAAAAAGTACCTTCCAAATGGAAAGTACTAATTGTGCAGTATAG
- a CDS encoding spiroplasma phage ORF1-like family protein has protein sequence MLKLIFFFVIGLTVGFGFVANIVVATDLGFSTVKHYLESANDFYKLVAQLFIIATHPIFQLYMAFGIIIMGILELFLLFKGVKTMRKRLLDIFIIFYLIFGWIFLFCGVTAVNYISNVCKLETRNNDSFSDLTYAKANEYDFQSTLILRQDYFMQGLDPSNYAFSFGVETPFIPNLSADKNDSNYWFNKIKNTVWNYLLSWNLADISKGSLGRLIIDYKTPNKLLDIFIYKNNIKYEFTFNWEIIQYLFMPIIANQSYKYFDMNYLVLNFNYKELINMDILKKSNSNYFVDDVKQNFYSLDNLFLILDYFYSNVLRVIFDISNFREFIYFTSNNGNLGFVFFVKNGFLLYPKSMVFNILRFPDVDIYYLKPQVQLYNAYTINSTNDYFSYYSNWDYKTDILPSNNDKWTQSIKLLDMTDRTKYQGFNVIRFNTTRLTEDRSISINGFNFSLYNATDWNNEINSGDIWKIPYKSCSWYNIACHIQNAAIWIVNNLPGMKEIYKFVNGIVHVFSNVSELFNNIGNLFAFDITFKIMLSSILVLAMVNGLLRYF, from the coding sequence ATGTTAAAGTTAATATTTTTCTTTGTTATTGGTTTGACTGTTGGGTTTGGTTTTGTTGCTAATATTGTTGTGGCAACAGATTTAGGTTTTTCAACTGTTAAGCATTATTTGGAGTCTGCTAATGATTTTTATAAATTAGTAGCACAGTTATTTATTATTGCAACACACCCTATTTTCCAGTTATATATGGCGTTTGGAATTATTATTATGGGTATATTAGAATTATTTTTATTGTTTAAGGGGGTTAAAACAATGCGAAAACGATTATTAGATATATTTATTATTTTTTATTTAATATTTGGTTGAATATTTCTTTTTTGTGGTGTTACAGCTGTAAATTATATTAGTAATGTTTGTAAATTAGAAACAAGAAATAATGATAGTTTTAGTGATTTAACTTATGCAAAAGCAAATGAGTATGATTTTCAGTCTACTTTAATTTTGCGACAAGATTATTTTATGCAAGGTTTAGACCCTAGTAATTATGCATTTAGTTTTGGTGTTGAAACTCCTTTTATTCCAAATTTAAGTGCTGATAAAAATGATAGTAATTATTGATTTAATAAAATTAAAAATACTGTTTGAAATTATTTATTAAGTTGAAATTTAGCAGATATTTCTAAGGGTTCTTTGGGTAGATTAATAATAGATTATAAAACTCCAAATAAATTGTTAGATATTTTTATTTATAAAAACAATATAAAATATGAATTTACTTTTAATTGAGAAATTATACAATATTTATTTATGCCAATTATTGCCAATCAGAGTTATAAATATTTTGATATGAATTATTTAGTTTTAAATTTTAATTATAAAGAATTGATTAATATGGATATTCTTAAAAAATCTAATAGTAATTATTTTGTTGATGATGTTAAACAAAATTTTTATTCGTTGGATAATTTATTTCTAATTTTAGATTATTTTTATTCTAATGTTTTAAGAGTTATATTTGATATTTCTAATTTTAGAGAATTTATTTATTTTACATCTAATAATGGTAATTTAGGTTTTGTGTTTTTTGTAAAAAATGGTTTTTTATTATATCCAAAATCAATGGTTTTTAATATTTTAAGATTTCCTGATGTAGATATTTATTATTTAAAACCACAAGTGCAATTGTATAATGCCTATACGATAAATAGTACTAATGATTATTTTTCTTATTATTCAAATTGAGATTATAAGACTGATATTTTACCTTCTAATAATGATAAATGAACTCAATCAATAAAATTATTAGATATGACAGATAGAACAAAATATCAAGGTTTTAATGTAATTAGATTTAATACAACTAGATTAACAGAGGATAGGTCTATTTCAATTAATGGTTTTAATTTTAGTCTTTATAATGCTACTGATTGAAATAATGAAATTAATAGTGGTGATATTTGAAAAATACCTTATAAAAGTTGTAGTTGATATAATATTGCTTGTCATATTCAAAATGCGGCAATTTGGATTGTAAATAATTTGCCTGGTATGAAAGAAATTTATAAATTTGTTAATGGAATAGTACATGTGTTTAGTAATGTTTCTGAATTGTTTAATAATATTGGTAATTTGTTTGCTTTTGATATTACATTTAAGATTATGTTAAGTTCTATTTTAGTTTTAGCAATGGTTAATGGACTTTTACGCTATTTTTAG
- a CDS encoding DUF2649 family protein: MDWNIFLQRVYQGLLQIFYFIPKTEIDNFVGSSIDNITYSVIMIGVWLVVFFLIWLSLFILYKIIRLVV; the protein is encoded by the coding sequence ATGGACTGAAATATTTTTTTGCAACGAGTATATCAAGGTCTTTTACAAATTTTTTATTTTATTCCGAAAACTGAAATTGATAACTTTGTCGGTAGTTCTATTGATAATATTACTTATTCAGTAATTATGATAGGTGTTTGATTAGTTGTTTTTTTCTTAATTTGATTATCATTATTTATTTTATATAAAATAATTAGATTGGTGGTGTAG
- a CDS encoding rolling circle replication-associated protein codes for MNVNINAYNRLTGENLYKPYINPDCYINQKYYVKKVYYGPYIKTVVLPLECINNFGKGNPTGIKNTGENETKLLNSRVRSQRNCIQKAIHNFSGYKNMGFTTLTYAENMQDIKKANYQFNLFIKKIKYHFSKYKNNKYQNLKYLVAYEYQKRGAVHFHIIFSEYIPNKIIRKYWSYGLNKNLPVETGTNEFVSKYVAKYIVKAYSQEKSKNIYDLNTKAYRFSANCTNPVIKVGVIEMTKEELKMALCGIKHFYMFADKQKKHMLGISIDSDWHSDYFWQMEEYVPYDKKIFRFFNKITDIGIYKTRKKLDKYLNLGKQRYIKKSTFQMENTPCVA; via the coding sequence ATGAATGTAAATATAAATGCATATAATCGTTTAACAGGAGAAAATTTATATAAACCTTATATAAACCCTGATTGTTATATTAATCAAAAATATTATGTTAAAAAAGTATATTATGGTCCTTATATTAAAACAGTTGTTTTACCGTTAGAGTGTATTAATAATTTTGGTAAAGGTAATCCAACAGGGATTAAAAATACTGGTGAGAATGAAACTAAACTATTAAATAGTCGTGTTCGTTCTCAAAGAAATTGTATTCAAAAAGCAATCCATAATTTTAGTGGTTATAAAAATATGGGTTTTACAACTTTAACTTATGCTGAAAATATGCAAGATATTAAAAAAGCAAATTATCAATTTAATTTATTTATTAAAAAAATAAAATATCATTTTTCTAAATATAAAAATAATAAATATCAGAATTTAAAATATTTAGTTGCCTATGAATATCAAAAACGCGGAGCAGTTCATTTTCATATTATATTTAGTGAGTATATCCCTAATAAAATAATTAGAAAATATTGATCTTATGGACTAAATAAAAATTTACCAGTTGAAACTGGTACAAATGAATTTGTTAGTAAATATGTTGCTAAATATATTGTAAAAGCATATAGCCAAGAAAAATCAAAAAATATTTATGACTTAAATACCAAAGCATATCGTTTTAGTGCAAATTGTACTAATCCCGTTATTAAAGTTGGTGTTATTGAAATGACAAAAGAAGAGTTAAAAATGGCATTATGCGGCATAAAACATTTTTATATGTTTGCTGATAAACAAAAAAAACATATGTTGGGTATTAGTATTGATAGTGATTGGCATAGTGATTATTTTTGACAAATGGAAGAATATGTCCCATATGATAAAAAAATATTTCGATTTTTTAATAAAATAACTGATATTGGCATATATAAAACACGAAAAAAATTAGATAAATACCTTAATTTAGGTAAACAAAGGTACATTAAAAAAAGTACTTTCCAAATGGAAAATACTCCTTGTGTAGCATAG
- a CDS encoding spiroplasma phage ORF1-like family protein — protein MRILFITFSNGFNFSLYNATDWSGELNDGKIWQLPYKKGAWYRLDIHIENEAIWIVNNLPGMKEIYKFVNGIVHVFSNVSELFNNIGNLFAFDITFKIMLSSILVLAMVNGLLRYF, from the coding sequence ATTAGAATATTATTTATAACATTTAGTAATGGTTTTAATTTTAGTCTTTATAATGCTACTGATTGAAGTGGTGAACTTAATGATGGAAAAATTTGACAATTACCTTATAAAAAAGGTGCTTGATACCGTTTAGATATTCATATTGAAAATGAGGCAATTTGGATTGTAAATAATTTGCCTGGTATGAAAGAAATTTATAAATTTGTTAATGGGATAGTACATGTGTTTAGTAATGTTTCTGAATTGTTTAATAATATTGGTAATTTGTTTGCTTTTGATATTACATTTAAAATTATGTTAAGTTCTATTTTAGTTTTAGCAATGGTTAACGGACTTTTACGCTATTTTTAA
- a CDS encoding rolling circle replication-associated protein — MPLECINKFGKGNSTGIKNTGENETKLLNSRVRSQANCIRKAIHNFSGCKNMGFLTLTYAENIQDIKKANHHFRLFIRRLNYYFSKYKKNKYKDLKYLVAYEYQNRGAVHFHIIFSEYIPNKVVRKCWPYGYNKNLPVETGTNEFISKYVAKYIVKAQSEEKSKNIYDLNTKAYRFSANCTYPIVKVGVIEMTKEELKMALCGVKHFYMFADKQKKHMLGISIDSDWNRDYFWQMEEYIPYDKKIFRFFHKISDLDRYKIRKKYNNYLNLGKQKYIKKYFPNGKH, encoded by the coding sequence TTGCCTTTAGAATGTATTAATAAATTTGGTAAAGGCAATTCAACTGGTATTAAAAATACTGGGGAAAATGAAACTAAATTATTAAATAGTCGTGTTCGTTCACAAGCAAATTGTATTCGTAAAGCAATTCACAATTTTAGTGGTTGTAAAAATATGGGTTTTTTAACATTAACTTATGCAGAAAATATTCAAGATATTAAAAAAGCAAACCATCATTTTAGATTATTTATTCGAAGGTTAAATTATTATTTTTCTAAATATAAGAAAAATAAATATAAAGATTTAAAATATCTTGTTGCATATGAATATCAAAATCGTGGTGCCGTTCATTTTCATATTATTTTTAGTGAATATATCCCTAATAAAGTAGTTAGAAAATGTTGACCTTATGGATATAATAAAAATTTACCAGTTGAAACCGGTACAAATGAATTTATTAGTAAATATGTTGCTAAATATATTGTAAAAGCACAAAGTGAAGAAAAAAGTAAAAATATTTATGACTTAAATACTAAAGCATATCGTTTTAGTGCTAATTGTACCTATCCTATTGTTAAAGTTGGTGTTATTGAAATGACAAAAGAAGAGTTAAAAATGGCGTTGTGTGGTGTAAAACATTTTTATATGTTTGCTGATAAACAAAAAAAGCATATGTTAGGTATTAGTATTGATAGTGATTGAAATAGAGACTATTTTTGACAAATGGAAGAATATATCCCATATGATAAAAAAATATTTCGGTTTTTTCATAAAATATCTGATTTAGATAGATATAAAATACGAAAAAAATATAATAATTACCTTAATTTAGGTAAACAAAAGTACATAAAAAAGTACTTTCCAAACGGAAAGCACTAA
- a CDS encoding rolling circle replication-associated protein → MENNININAYNRLTKENLYRPYIDNSNFINKKYYVKKVYYGNYVKNIVLPLECVDSFGNGNPTGIKNNGKNETKLLNSRVRSQGNCIRKAIHNFSDCKELGFLTLTYAEKMQDLDKANYHFNLFIKKLKYHFSKYKKNTFINLKYLVVYEYQDRKGIPIIHFHIIFNRFISSNLIREYWPYGINKNLKVKKNTNVFVIKYLTKYFVKSLSNTERQKKELCKEFDIPYKKPKKVSEVKLRNIYNLNKKSYRFSANCTDPLVKVGIIEMCEMELIASLKGIKNKFMFVDKQGYIMGVSIDSYLENDYFWQIEEYVPFYRKQYQHWKEQKLFFENYKKRHKKSISLHNNLLIQ, encoded by the coding sequence ATGGAAAATAATATAAATATAAATGCATATAATCGTTTAACAAAAGAAAATTTATATAGACCATATATTGATAATAGTAATTTTATTAATAAAAAATACTATGTTAAAAAAGTATACTATGGTAATTATGTTAAAAATATTGTTCTACCCTTAGAATGTGTTGATAGTTTTGGCAATGGTAATCCGACTGGTATTAAAAATAATGGTAAAAATGAAACTAAATTATTAAATAGTCGTGTTCGTTCCCAAGGTAATTGTATTCGTAAAGCAATTCATAATTTTAGTGATTGCAAAGAATTAGGTTTTTTAACTTTGACTTATGCCGAAAAAATGCAAGATTTAGATAAAGCAAATTATCATTTTAATTTATTTATTAAAAAGTTAAAATATCATTTTTCTAAATATAAGAAAAATACTTTTATTAATCTTAAATATTTAGTTGTTTATGAATATCAAGACCGAAAAGGAATTCCAATTATACATTTTCATATAATATTTAATAGATTTATTAGTTCAAATTTAATAAGAGAATATTGACCTTATGGAATAAATAAAAATCTTAAAGTTAAAAAAAATACAAATGTTTTTGTTATTAAATATTTAACTAAATATTTTGTTAAGTCATTATCTAATACTGAAAGACAAAAAAAGGAACTTTGCAAAGAATTTGATATTCCTTACAAAAAACCTAAAAAAGTATCAGAAGTTAAATTAAGAAATATTTATAATTTAAATAAAAAATCATATCGTTTTAGTGCAAATTGTACCGACCCACTTGTAAAGGTTGGTATTATTGAAATGTGTGAAATGGAATTAATTGCTTCATTAAAAGGTATAAAAAATAAATTTATGTTTGTTGATAAACAAGGTTATATAATGGGTGTTAGCATTGATAGTTATTTAGAAAACGATTATTTTTGACAAATAGAAGAATATGTCCCATTTTATCGAAAACAATATCAACATTGAAAGGAACAAAAATTATTCTTTGAAAATTATAAAAAACGGCATAAAAAAAGTATTAGTTTACACAACAATTTACTAATACAATAA